In Spirochaetota bacterium, a genomic segment contains:
- the cysS gene encoding cysteine--tRNA ligase — translation MALSIHNTLTGTVDEVIPGGIRKENIGDYPPITIYSCGPTVYSYSHIGNFRTFIFNDLLRRYLKFSGFRINHAMNITDVEDKIIAGANSEGITLAEYTGRYTAIFLEDLKSLNIEPVEHMPRATESIDAMIDIIENLRKKGFVYEKDGSLYFSIAKFHKYGRLSRLDTREIRTGLRYDTDEYTKDDVRDFALWKAPKENEISWETPFGKGRPGWHIECSAMIRKIFGSTIDIHTGGVDLVFPHHENEIAQSEAAYDEKFVRHWIHAEHLLVNGTKMSKSLGNYFTLRDLLGKGYSPRSIRYLLVSAHYRKQFNFTIEGIGQADQALERIDNMVVRLKDIRGEGEKNPDTEKLAGGMIAKFTEAMDDDLNISRGLGIFFEFIHSVNTMINDERLTKADVDIIMETLKRIDSVLGVIFFSGQAQADINEPWIESMITERIQAKKDKNFKRADEIRAILTDKGIVLEDTKEGTRWKIKG, via the coding sequence ATGGCCCTTTCAATCCACAATACCCTCACCGGCACCGTCGACGAAGTGATTCCCGGCGGCATCCGGAAGGAAAACATCGGCGACTATCCCCCGATAACCATATACTCCTGCGGACCCACGGTGTACAGCTATTCGCACATCGGGAACTTCCGCACCTTCATCTTCAACGACCTGCTGCGGCGGTACCTGAAATTCAGCGGCTTCCGGATAAACCACGCCATGAACATAACCGACGTCGAAGACAAGATCATCGCCGGGGCGAACAGCGAGGGGATCACCCTTGCGGAATATACTGGCCGCTACACCGCCATATTCCTGGAGGACCTTAAGTCGCTCAACATCGAACCGGTGGAGCACATGCCGAGGGCCACCGAATCGATCGATGCCATGATCGACATCATCGAGAACCTCAGGAAAAAGGGATTCGTGTACGAAAAGGACGGCTCCCTCTATTTCAGCATCGCGAAGTTCCATAAGTACGGGAGGCTCTCCCGCCTCGACACCCGCGAGATACGGACGGGCCTCCGCTACGATACGGACGAATACACCAAGGACGATGTGCGCGACTTCGCCCTCTGGAAGGCCCCGAAGGAAAATGAGATTTCCTGGGAAACGCCCTTCGGCAAGGGCCGGCCCGGCTGGCACATCGAATGCTCGGCCATGATTCGGAAGATATTCGGCTCCACCATAGATATCCACACCGGCGGCGTCGACCTCGTGTTCCCGCACCATGAAAACGAGATCGCCCAGAGCGAGGCCGCCTACGACGAGAAGTTCGTGCGGCACTGGATCCACGCGGAGCACCTCCTCGTGAACGGCACCAAGATGTCGAAATCGCTGGGGAACTACTTCACCCTGCGGGACCTTTTGGGAAAGGGCTATTCTCCGCGGTCGATCCGCTATCTCCTGGTGTCGGCCCATTACCGCAAGCAGTTCAACTTTACCATCGAGGGGATCGGCCAGGCGGACCAGGCCCTGGAGCGGATCGACAACATGGTCGTCCGCCTGAAGGACATACGCGGGGAGGGAGAGAAAAATCCCGATACGGAAAAACTCGCCGGTGGGATGATCGCGAAATTCACCGAGGCCATGGACGACGACCTGAACATTTCCCGCGGCCTCGGAATTTTCTTCGAATTCATTCACTCCGTCAATACCATGATCAACGATGAGCGCCTTACGAAAGCCGATGTCGATATCATCATGGAAACGCTGAAAAGAATCGACTCAGTCCTGGGCGTCATCTTTTTCAGCGGCCAGGCCCAGGCTGACATCAACGAACCATGGATCGAATCGATGATAACCGAGCGCATCCAGGCCAAAAAGGACAAGAACTTCAAGCGCGCCGACGAGATCCGCGCCATCCTCACCGACAAGGGGATCGTCCTCGAAGACACCAAGGAAGGCACACGGTGGAAGATAAAGGGCTGA